The Podospora pseudocomata strain CBS 415.72m chromosome 1 map unlocalized CBS415.72m_1, whole genome shotgun sequence genome has a segment encoding these proteins:
- the HRR25 gene encoding serine/threonine protein kinase (EggNog:ENOG503NUPD; COG:T), which translates to MTSANSMTTMDLRVGNKYRIGRKIGSGSFGDIYLGTNIISGEEIAIKLESVKAKHPQLEYEARVYKSLAGGVGIPFVRWFGTECDYNAMVLDLLGPSLEDLFNFCNRKFSLKTVLLLADQLISRIEYIHAKSFIHRDIKPDNFLMGIGKRGNQVNVIDFGLAKKYRDPKTHFHIPYRENKNLTGTARYASINTHLGVEQSRRDDMESLGYVMLYFCRGSLPWQGLKAATKKQKYDRIMEKKMTTPTDVLCRGFPNEFAIYLNYTRSLRFDDKPDYSYLRKIFRDLFVREGFQYDYVFDWTVYKYQKNAQAIQQAANQPGQAAAESKDNTAAARKESQPAAPRGTRKVGETPETNRAVGGSDRMLRSAAKGQGAGTGYASKQYRPME; encoded by the exons ATGACATCCGCCAACAGCATGACTACCATG GATCTTCGCGTCGGTAACAAGTACCGCATCGGTCGCAAGATCGGTTCCGGTTCTTTCGGCGACATCTACCTGggcaccaacatcatctcgGGCGAAGAAATTGCCATCAAGCTCGAAAGCGTCAAGGCCAAGCACCCCCAGCTGGAATATGAGGCCCGCGTCTACAAGTCCCTTGCCGGTGGTGTCGGCATTCCCTTCGTGCGGTGGTTCGGCACCGAGTGCGACTACAATGCCATGGTCCTggacctcctcggcccctcccTGGAGGATCTCTTCAACTTCTGCAACCGCAAGTTCTCGTTGAAGACGGTCCTGCTCCTGGCCGACCAGTTGATTTCCCGCATCGAGTACATCCACGCCAAGTCGTTCATCCACCGTGACATCAAGCCCGACAACTTCCTCATGGGTATCGGTAAGCGCGGCAACCAGGTCAACGTGATCGATTTCGGTTTGGCCAAGAAGTACCGCGACCCCAAGACGCACTTCCACATTCCTTACAGAGAGAACAAGAACTTGACTGGCACCGCTCGTTATGCGTCTATCAACACTCACCTGGGCGTCGAGCAGTCTCGCCGTGACGACATGGAGTCTCTCGGCTATGTCATGCTCTACTTTTGCCGTGGTTCTCTGCCTTGGCAGGGACTCAAGGCTGCCACCAAGAAGCAGAAGTATGACCGCatcatggagaagaagatgacgacgccCACCGATGTGCTGTGCCGCGGGTTCCCTAACGAGTTTGCTATCTACCTGAACTACACTCGCTCGCTCCGCTTCGACGACAAGCCGGACTACAGTTACCTCCGCAAGATCTTCCGCGACCTCTTCGTCCGCGAGGGTTTCCAGTACGACTATGTCTTTGACTGGACTGTGTACAAGTATCAGAAGAACGCCCAGGCCATCCAGCAGGCTGCCAACCAGCCCGGTCAGGCCGCCGCCGAATCCAAGGACAACACTGCGGCCGCCCGTAAGGAGAGCCAGCCCGCTGCCCCCCGCGGAACCAGGAAGGTCGGCGAGACCCCCGAGACCAACCGTGCCGTCGGAGGAAGCGACAGGAT GCTGCGCTCGGCCGCTAAAGGTCAAGGCGCTGGCACGGGATATGCTTCCAAACAGTACCGCCCCATGGAGTGA
- a CDS encoding uncharacterized protein (EggNog:ENOG503P5XW), translated as MDSSYSDQDFDNTYSHNARSRAGSGVSTTEGLFQNLQLAESPSLETGSYTSSSRPPSSRGLASPVYLSPSLSHPPTYLSSSISPHQQHFAHLPSDTEWFEAEHASVHGTPLLRLEPAPDHGETPSTSSPLASIEPESMSAVAVSYDPGFSMGSRSSFTWPVLDSGSGLLPPDMSHHYGSEASLSPPSGSRSITGSPPRNTLTPEQRELKRQRDQARHSSKMHARGRRAGSGSESVYSPPVTLADLTTGTSTMPIYTTAPSQMSLMAEPTTSHYLPPFSPPLPDQTQTNMFSSPYPPQSYMPDYSYQPSPAPSLPSHYGSRPVMGDPNLGMYSVPPVMGPGPQDTSGQVRVVHSRPKPQCWEHGCNGRQFSTFSNLLRHQREKSGQATKATCPNCGAEFTRTTARNGHLAHDKCKKKSSN; from the exons ATGGACTCCTCCTATTCAGACCAAGACTTCGACAACACTTACTCACACAACGCCAGATCGAGAGCCGGTAGCGGGGTGTCTACAACAGAGGGGCTCTTTCAGAACTTGCAGCTTGCCGAGTCTCCGTCCCTGGAAACCGGTTCCtataccagcagcagcagaccaccatcctcgaggGGCCTGGCCTCACCCGTATACTTAAGTCCGAGCCTGTCCCACCCGCCCACCTATCTTTCCAGCTCCATCTctccacatcaacaacactttGCACACCTACCCTCGGACACTGAGTGGTTCGAAGCGGAACACGCATCAGTCCACGGCACACCACTGTTACGACTGGAACCTGCACCAGACCACGGGGAAACGCCTTCGACGTCATCGCCGCTGGCATCGATCGAGCCGGAAAGCATGAG CGCCGTTGCCGTATCATACGATCCAGGATTCAGCATGGGAAGCAGATCTTCTTTCACTTGGCCAG tatTGGACTCTGGAAGCGGTCTTTTGCCGCCTGACATGAGCCACCACTACGGATCAGAAGCCAGTTTATCACCGCCCAGCGGATCACGATCGATCACGGGCAGCCCGCCAAGAAACACACTCACGCCGGAACAGAGGGAACTAAAACGCCAACGAGACCAGGCCCGACACAGTTCGAAGATGCACGCTCGCGGGCGAAGGGCGGGAAGTGGCTCCGAATCAGTGTACTCACCTCCAGTAACGCTGGCCGACTTGACGACAGGCACCTCCACGATGCCGATTTATACCACCGCGCCATCTCAAATGTCGCTCATGGCCGAACCTACAACGTCACATTATTTGCCGCCCTTCTCGCCTCCCCTTCCAGATCAAACCCAGACAAACATGTTCTCGAGTCCCTACCCGCCACAGTCGTACATGCCAGACTACAGCTACCAGCCATCTCCGGCCCCGAGTCTACCATCGCACTATGG cagcagaccAGTTATGGGAGACCCGAATCTTGGCATGTACTCAGTTCCACCAGTGATGGGCCCAGGACCTCAAGATACGAGCGGACAGGTACGAGTGGTACACAGCCGACCAAAGCCACAGTGTTGGGAGCACGGATGCAACGGTCGCCAGTTTTCTACCTTCAGCAACCTTCTCCGGCACCAGCGTGAAAAGTCAGGACAGGCCACGAAGGCGACGTGTCCCAACTGCGGCGCAGAATTCACACGAACCACGGCGAGAAATGGGCATTTGGCACACGACAAgtgcaagaagaagagcagcaaCTGA
- a CDS encoding uncharacterized protein (EggNog:ENOG503NXE5; COG:G), whose amino-acid sequence MGLQAGSTANLPPTAGINIDIDVTAPQTATDGRMKLSKAGVELLVLTFNCAKNVVDVPVFGGHLRDALLGQDGLPELVVMSLQEIAPLSYSFLGEWWLRGYYDAFGQALNLAAAGQKYTLVKGKNVGMTALLVFALCPERISGTVEEGEVGFGAAGMGNKGAVGVRVNYQGQELTFVATHLAAMEWNLKKRNANWRAVVGGLTFEDPRVVLPGVFGERPATTRVDRLGAGERSMPLERTGSMDSSEEEDAPLLSPPSTFSLDSDDTPALTPEQKRRLQDISIFKPTSHLFVAGDLNYRISSTTPPPGSAFPSFDPASENHHSHFFSRDQLTQERLAGRTFHGMSEAEVTFGPTYKYDILDSPEGAVNEAAAADGSEVPWKFASHRWPAWTDRVLFSAAEGAEVETGVYGSLPVVRSSDHRAVFWRGRVPLPDGDKKLEGEVVGKKKLPVDIDVWAWGRRQTARRRELVVGLLALVWSTKEGAVFLGTMAMVGMGWWWFAHGGLL is encoded by the exons ATGGGTTTGCAAGCGGGGAGCACGGcgaacctccctcccacGGCGGGCATCAACATTGACATTGACGTCACCGCTCCTCAAACGGCCACCGACGGCAGGATGAAGCTTTCCAAGGCGGGGGtggagctgctggtgctgacGTTTAACTGCGCGAAGAATGTCGTTGATGTGCCTGTTTTTGGGGGGCATTTGCGGGATGCGCTGCTGGGACAAGATGGTTTGCCCGAactggtggtgat GTCGCTCCAGGAAATTGCACCGCTGTCATACTCCTTCCTCggggagtggtggttgagggggtatTACGACGCTTTTGGGCAGGCGTTGAATCTCGCTGCTGCCGGGCAAAAGTACACGCTTGTGAAGGGGAAGAACGTGGGCATGACGGCGCTGTTGGTGTTTGCGCTTTGTCCGGAGAGGATTTCTGGAACGGtagaagaaggggaggtggggtttGGGGCCGCCGGGATGGGGAACaagggggcggtgggggtgagggtgaacTATCAAGGGCAGGAGCTGACGTTTGTGGCTACGCATTTGGCGGCTATGGAGTGGAACCTCAAGAAGAGGAATGCGAAttggagggcggtggtgggtgggttgacGTTTGAGGATCCGCGGGTGGTGCTGCCGGGGGTGTTTGGGGAGAGGCCGGCGACGACGCGGGTGGATAggttgggggcgggggagaggtcGATGCCGCtggagaggacggggagtATGGATTCtagtgaggaggaagacgcgCCGCTGCTTTCTCCGCCTTCCACCTTCTCGCTTGACAGTGACGACACACCCGCCCTGACGCCAGAGCAAAAGCGACGGCTCCAAgacatctccatcttcaaaCCTACCTCGCACCTTTTTGTGGCGGGCGACCTCAACTACcgcatctcctccaccacaccccctcccggcTCTGCCTTCCCCAGCTTTGACCCAGCCTCCGaaaaccaccacagccactTCTTCTCCCGGGATCAGCTCACTCAAGAACGCCTCGCCGGGAGGACATTCCACGGAATGTCCGAGGCGGAGGTCACCTTTGGCCCAACATACAAGTACGATATTCTGGACTCGCCAGAAGGGGCAGTGAATGAGGCTGCCGCAGCAGACGGGAGCGAGGTTCCCTGGAAATTTGCCTCGCACCGATGGCCGGCGTGGACAGATCGGGTTTTGTTCAGCGCTGCCGAGGGGGCAGAGGTCGAGACGGGCGTGTATGGGAGTTTGCCTGTGGTGCGGAGTTCGGATCACAGGGCTgttttttggagggggagggtgccatTGCCTGATGGagacaagaagctggagggggaAGTTGTAGGAAAGAAAAAGCTCCCGGTCGATATTGATGTCTGggcttgggggaggaggcagaCGGCTaggaggagggagctggtggtgggtttgttggCGTTGGTTTGGAGTACCAAGGAGGGAGCGGTTTTCCTGGggacgatggcgatggtggggatgggctggtggtggtttgccCATGGGGGTTTGTTATGA
- a CDS encoding uncharacterized protein (EggNog:ENOG503P6AB) encodes MDTTTQPPPPPPTTTTTTATTTTTTTTTTTTTTTTQFDSLIPPPKTALSLLSRSIQTQQTKPRYPTGCAEFDQNVLLGGLDGGSVVGISSEDDDFSLALALQTIAVALTQAAHEKTALIVTTLPVQSLLPKLRQVLAEQLSRIGGAVDLGSKVKERLSLVSISRIFDLHGLVEVLGELSLRQGGGGGTPDAVLVMGTAALISSLFTSKSTDKAAAHGFVANLAVQLGRVARGGLLVILLNSATALHNDGVPLPPAAETGGGERKLEVGGLTSIFWTGGAGQQHGRKSDSRPAWGQVFGRLVGVHLFCTRRDVGWVVEVLRDEIGVFERETDEKGEGEVWVRRNREQRWGILKGGDGGVVVDVVI; translated from the exons ATGGacacaacaacccaacccccacctccacctcccacgaCAACTactacaacagcaacaacaacaactacaacaacaacaacaactactaCAACTACAACAACGCAATTCGACTCCTTAATCCCTCCACCCAAAACCGCACTCTCCTTATTGTCTCGATCCATCCAAACACAGCAAACCAAACCAAGATATCCCACCGGCTGTGCAGAGTTTGATCAAAATGTCTTGTTGGGCGGGCTGGATGGTGGTTCGGTGGTGGGGATAAGTTCGGAGGATGACGACTTCTCTCTTGCT CTCGCATTACAAACCATCGCCGTCGCCCTCACACAAGCGGCCCACGAGAAAACGGCCTTGATAGTGACCACCCTGCCAGTCCAAAGCCTGCTCCCGAAGCTGCGACAAGTGCTGGCAGAGCAGCTCTCAAGAATTGGCGGGGCCGTCGACCTCGGCTCCAAAGTCAAAGAGCGTCTCTCCCTCGTTTCCATCTCCCGCATCTTTGACCTCCACGGTCTGGTCGAAGTCCTCGGTGAACTTTCTCTTCGCcaaggcggcggggggggaaCGCCTGATGCCGTCCTGGTCATGGGCACGGCAGCCCTGATCAGCAGCCTTTTCACCTCCAAGTCGACCGATAAAGCTGCCGCTCATGGGTTCGTGGCCAATCTCGCTGTCCAGCTGGGCAGGGTTGCGAGGGGAGGACTGCTGGTGATACTGCTCAACTCTGCTACCGCGTTGCACAACGACGGCGTGCCCCTACCCCCGGCAGCCGAGACCggcgggggggagaggaagctggaggtcGGGGGGTTGACGTCTATTTTTTGGACGGGGGGAGCAGGACAGCAACACGGGAGGAAGAGTGACAGCAGGCCGGCGTGGGGACAGGTttttgggaggttggtgggggtgcATTTGTTCTGTACGAGGCGTGatgttgggtgggtggtcgAGGTGCTACGGGACGAGATTGGGGTTTTTGAAAGAGAGACAgatgaaaagggggagggcgaggtctgggtgaggaggaacagGGAGCAGAGGTGGGGGATTTTGAAGGGGGGCGacgggggggtggtggttgatgttgtgatTTGA
- a CDS encoding uncharacterized protein (EggNog:ENOG503Q4WH; COG:S): protein MATAQPDHDQQSDRLFLNLPSNNPFRNRAASPAQQSPTSPFDDPPPRPTSRNPFLDPTIANRASNPNIRSVSDNMSSYDKRPSLTAEEIFGSLTLEESNSAAARAEAPKPPMGRRGPPPPGRENVPSASRNGPGPNHRPTRSQEEAMRAGRKQSNAELLIPIDTPRSPPRQRQDQRRPRRNSDSSIVGADKIMTEEEKKARDQRRRERERRQREGGGKDRKPASRKLDIIDQLDATSIYGTGIFHHDGPFDALNPHRNRTGSRRAPMQAFPEGSLNNTLGGSGPLNARPDHSTFLGGHDDEAFREWSKGSKDRNGAPPTTSKGELPMFDPLSRGNVLHGDESLGLGTSTFLEGAPAARTAIQKREEERAQEVMQEGLQRKKSLAHRIRNINRQPRDFQASGRTTNPEGVYGSRRSPSESGPASAGANGERNPFFNEYGQPRGEEGFSVRKESNAGPKSPGSPKGGYGLERRSTTDGTGGEDGPQPKSGGILGRMKSLKGGRRQRPGQGSSDMGMPPAPGTAV, encoded by the exons ATGGCCACCGCCCAACCAGATCACG ATCAGCAGTCTGATCGGTTGTTCCTCAACCttccctccaacaacccttTCCGCAACCGCGCTGCGTCGCCCGCTCAGCAAAGTCCAACTTCGCCCTTTGACGACCCTCCCCCGCGCCCTACTTCGCGCAACCCTTTTCTGGATCCCACCATTGCCAACAGGGCCAGCAACCCAAATATCCGATCTGTTTCCGACAACATGTCGTCATACGATAAGCGCCCGTCGCTCACGGCCGAAGAAATATTC GGTTCGTTGACGCTAGAGGAGTCCAACTCTGCAGCTGCGAGAGCTGAGGCCCCGAAGCCTCCCATGGGCCGCCGCGGTCCTCCGCCACCGGGACGTGAGAATGTGCCGAGTGCTAGCCGCAATGGCCCAGGGCCCAACCACCGTCCCACTCGATCCCAGGAAGAGGCTATGCGTGCCGGCCGGAAGCAGTCCAACGCCGAACTGTTGATTCCTATCGACACACCCCGCTCCCCTCCGAGACAGCGCCAGGACCAGCGAAGGCCCCGTAGAAATTCCGACTCTTCCATTGTCGGTGCCGATAAGATCATGaccgaggaagagaagaaggcccgGGATCAGAGACGTCGTGAGCGTGAACGTCGGCAAcgcgagggtggtggcaagGATAGGAAGCCCGCCAGCCGCAAGCTCGACATTATCGATCAATTAGATGCCACCAGCATCTATGGAACAGGAA TTTTCCATCACGACGGACCTTTCGAtgccctcaacccccaccgCAACCGCACTGGCAGCCGGCGTGCACCTATGCAAGCCTTCCCTGAAGGCTcgctcaacaacaccctcggTGGTTCTGGTCCTCTGAACGCTCGCCCCGACCACTCGACATTCTTGGGTGGACACGACGATGAAGCTTTCAGGGAGTGGTCCAAGGGCTCCAAGGATAGAAACGGCGCTCCTCCCACGACCAGCAAGGGCGAGTTGCCCATGTTTGACCCCCTCAGCCGCGGCAACGTCCTCCACGGCGATGAATCCCTCGGGCTCGGCACGTCGACCTTTTTGGAGGGCGCCCCGGCCGCCCGCACAGCGATCCAGAAACGCGAGGAGGAGCGAGCTCAAGAGGTTATGCAGGAAGGGCTGCAGCGCAAGAAGTCCCTCGCCCATCGTATCCGCAACATCAACCGCCAGCCCCGCGATTTCCAGGCTTCTGGCagaaccaccaaccccgaagGAGTCTACGGGTCTCGCCGATCCCCCTCCGAGAGCGGACCCGCCTCTGCTGGCGCCAACGGGGAGCGCAACCCATTCTTCAACGAATATGGCCAACCgaggggtgaagagggattCAGCGTGCGCAAGGAGTCCAACGCCGGGCCCAAGTCTCCCGGCAGCCCCAAGGGTGGTTACGGCCTCGAGCGGAGATCGACGACGGACGGCACAGGCGGCGAAGATGGCCCACAACCTAAGAGTGGTGGAATCTTGGGCCGCATGAAGAGTCTGAAGGGCGGACGGCGCCAGCGTCCTGGCCAGGGCAGCTCTGATATGGGCAtgcctcctgctcctggaACCGCGGTTTAG
- a CDS encoding uncharacterized protein (COG:D; COG:O; BUSCO:EOG09260FKU; EggNog:ENOG503NYHB) — translation MAGLVVASARRQQRRKRVFQSVFSGEVTSTTTVAGVQYPDPGQGLGGLILGSGAGHSVDPYLAPSSSATLGHSTPEPQPPHPYAPGNEYASGNEHQRAYDQAWEVVTSRVALPASAAGPAPGAGESSSGLSLESLTAAQGQPQSRHRRNQKVDEEREQFLQCLSLLENAEAVLPEARERRDVIGWYVSQVRTHFAMWVVPLLAGGSDTAAAAAAAAAAAGTLAAQGVTHRRHQRNKHSVDSTAAGGGREWSGGSQYDRHMAVVMSTIETLEGALGMYFEGLNSLLEGLRRASGEEDNSSFGMKFKRDIHALIANSASQGGVMGSVKVVLTKLAGVILGVEGLMVSLGSKKGPWGAPPAIPQETDFAVLTAKRKLGGLVKQLHNVGLTGERFEVLFAEVMNDMMSRFVKGAYAGVWAASDPEEGNVVGGAGTAAASSVFTTSRGSGGDTTVPAATSACIKSLKDWVENRYAQLNVQVLSWINATPMTLADLKACQSLALGRLAALRIQELFDIVLAWPDAKGALEDLKATITTTARRQLLTANFSKALEQRLLHPGCSTLEILQTYIHIIKTFHALDHSKVLLGNIEPGLQLYLVQREDSVRVVVAGLLASKEEIEAAAKVQQVDEDERLQRGASGPRAAAADLGRREIKAQAYSTPGVAGSSTATTFKTPTTRSRQGRDSNPSTPAPAPAHRQGPVLARAKKVNKLVELAKLLNESASVRRAGATDDDQELDWNDLNWVPDPVDAGANYKRPKSEDVIGTLISALGAEDVFINEFTAVIAERLLGDPKSFEQEMRVLNLLKRRFGEAALQKCDVMIRDIQESRKLNSKIRRNNAGGPQPSNIPGQPPVLATPDNKGKSVATPQSSEKNKEQKDTGYHARILSRMYWPAFEKEHFLLPAPILDLQKQYEKGYEDLKSDRKLTWLNQLGQTRVELELEDRTVTVDCDTVQATVIYAFQSSSDSSTTPVKKAVDDLYLELQLDEDLIAAACDFWVRKRVLRKVSTADGGVFVVLERLSDETVPVGEDAQQGQAVEEKGKEKEAAAAGPKEGGAKKLSDKEKEKREVYWKYIQGMLTNSSVTMPINQIAMMMGVFVIGGFSWSHEELQSFLGEKVEEGALEVVSGGKYKLVRKRENV, via the coding sequence ATGGCAGGTCTAGTTGTGGCCTCTGCTCGGAGGCAGCAGCGGAGGAAAAGGGTTTTCCAGTCTGTTTTCAGCGGGGAGGTTACCAGTACCACTACGGTAGCGGGAGTTCAGTATCCAGATCCGGGacaggggttggggggtttgataTTAGGGAGTGGTGCTGGTCATAGTGTTGACCCCTATCTTGCtccttcgtcgtcggccaCGTTGGGGCATAGCACACCTGAACCACAGCCACCACATCCATATGCGCCAGGTAATGAGTATGCGTCAGGTAATGAGCACCAGAGGGCGTATGATCAGGCGTGGGAGGTTGTAACTTCACGGGTGGCTCTCCCTGCGAGTGCTGCCGGTCCAGCTCCGGGAGCGGGGGAATCAAGTTCCGGCTTATCACTGGAGAGTTTGACTGCTGCCCAAGGGCAACCTCAATCACGGCATCGGAGGAACCAGAAGGTAGACGAGGAACGGGAGCAGTTTCTGCAGTGTTTGTCCCTGCTAGAGAATGCAGAGGCTGTGCTACCGGaagcgagggagaggagggacgTGATAGGGTGGTATGTAAGCCAGGTGAGGACGCACTTCGCCATGTGGGTGGTGCCCCTTTTGGCGGGGGGGTCGGacaccgctgctgctgctgctgctgctgctgctgctgctgggactTTGGCAGCTCAAGGGGTTACCCACCGGAGGCATCAGAGGAATAAGCATTCGGTTGATTCTACTGCTGCCGGAGGTGGCCGGGAGTGGAGTGGAGGGAGCCAGTATGATAGGCATATGGCTGTGGTGATGAGCACGATTGAGACGCTGGAGGGGGCGTTGGGCATGTATTTTGAGGGGTTGAATtcgttgttggaggggttgagacGGGCttccggggaggaggacaatAGCTCGTTTGGGATGAAGTTCAAGAGGGATATTCATGCGCTGATTGCGAATTCTGCCTCGCAAGgcggggtgatggggagtgTGAAAGTTGTTCTGACGAAGCTGGCCGGGGTGATATTgggtgtggaggggttgatggttaGTTTGGGTAGTAAGAAGGGGCCTTGGGGGGCGCCACCGGCTATTCCCCAGGAGACCGATTTCGCTGTTTTGACGGCAAAGAGAaagttgggggggttggtgaagcaACTGCATAATGTTGGGTTGACGGGCGAGAGGTTTGAAGTGCTGTTTGCGGAGGTTATGAACGATATGATGTCGAGATTTGTCAAGGGAGCTTATGCGGGAGTCTGGGCGGCGAGCGATCctgaggaggggaatgtaGTTGGGGGTGCTGGGACGGCTGCGGCCAGCAGTGTTTTTACGACTTCGAGGGGGTCTGGAGGGGATACGACAGTGCCAGCTGCCACCTCTGCTTGTATCAAGTCGCTCAAGGACTGGGTCGAGAACCGGTATGCACAGTTGAATGTCCAGGTTCTGTCGTGGATCAACGCGACGCCGATGACACTGGCCGATCTCAAGGCATGCCAGTCACTGGCTTTGGGCCGGTTGGCTGCGTTGCGTATTCAGGAGCTGTTCGACATTGTTCTTGCCTGGCCGGATGCTAAGGGTGCGCTGGAGGATTTGAAGGCTACTATCACGACTACTGCTCGGAGACAGTTGCTCACGGCAAACTTCTCGAAGGCGCTGGAACAAAGATTGTTACATCCTGGGTGCAGCACACTAGAGATTTTGCAGACGTacatccacatcatcaagACATTCCACGCACTTGATCACAGCAAGGTGTTGCTGGGGAATATCGAGCCAGGACTGCAGCTGTATCTCGTCCAGCGTGAAGACTCCGTGCGGGTAGTAGTGGCCGGCCTGCTGGCCAGCAAAGAGGAGATtgaagctgcagcaaagGTTCAACaggttgacgaggacgagagaTTGCAGCGAGGGGCGTCCGGTCccagagctgctgctgccgaccTCGGGCGAAGAGAGATCAAAGCGCAGGCATATTCGACGCCAGGTGTTGCTGGTTCATCAACGGCTACGACATTCAAAACACCCACCACACGCAGCAGGCAAGGGAGGGATAGCAACCCATCGACCCCtgctccagcaccagctcACAGGCAGGGACCAGTTCTGGCCCGCGCGAAGAAGGTCAACAAACTGGTCGAGCTCGCCAAGCTCCTCAACGAATCCGCCTCTGTCCGTCGCGCTGGTGCCACGGATGATGACCAAGAACTGGACTGGAACGACCTCAACTGGGTTCCTGACCCTGTTGACGCTGGCGCCAACTACAAGCGTCCCAAGTCCGAGGATGTGATCGGCACCTTGATCTCGGCCCTGGGAGCAGAGGATGTTTTCATCAACGAGTTCACCGCTGTCATCGCCGAGCGTCTGTTAGGAGACCCCAAATCTTTCGAACAAGAAATGCGGgtgctcaacctcctcaaacgACGCTTCGGAGAAGCCGCCCTCCAAAAGTGCGACGTTATGATCAGAGACATCCAAGAATCAAGAAAGCTGAATTCCAAAATCCGAAGAAATAACGCCGGTGGCCCACAACCATCCAATATCCCAGGGCAACCCCCAGTGCTGGCTACACCGGATAACAAGGGCAAGTCAGTCGCCACTCCCCAGTCTTCTGAGAAGAACAAAGAACAGAAAGACACAGGATACCACGCTCGCATCCTCTCCCGCATGTATTGGCCCGCTTTTGAAAAGGAGCACTTTCTCCTCCCGGCTCCGATTCTCGACTTGCAAAAGCAATACGAAAAGGGGTATGAGGATCTGAAATCGGACAGAAAACTCACCTGGCTCAACCAGCTGGGTCAGACGAGGGTGGAgctggagttggaggatagAACGGTGACGGTGGACTGCGATACCGTTCAGGCGACGGTTATCTATGCGTTTCAGTCGTCATCGGATTCCTCGACGACGCCGGTCAAGAAAGCGGTGGATGATTTGTATCTTGAGCTTCAGCTCGATGAGGATCTCATTGCGGCGGCGTGTGACTTctgggtgaggaagagggtgctCAGGAAGGTTAGCACGGCGGATGGGGGCGTGTTTGTCGTTTTGGAGAGGCTGTCTGATGAGACTGTGCCTGTGGGTGAGGATGCTCAACAGGGCCAGGCGGTAGAGGAGAAgggcaaggagaaggaggcggcggcggcagggccaaaggagggaggggcgAAGAAGCTGAGTGataaggagaaggagaagagggaggtgtaTTGGAAGTACATTCAGGGGATGCTCACAAATTCGAGCGTGACAATGCCGATCAATCAGAtagccatgatgatgggggtgtttgtTATAGGGGGGTTTTCGTGGAGTCACGAAGAGCTGCAGTCGTTTTTGGgcgagaaggtggaggaaggggcGTTGGAGGTTGTGAGTGGGGGGAAGTATAAGTTGGTCAGGAAGCGAGAGAATGTATAG